TGATCGGCGTGGAGTGCGTCTGGGAGGAGGCTGTTCTTGCGTGGTTgcgtggaggctgctgctgccgccgccgccgggatggCGACGCACTTCACGCCGTCGCAGGCGCACGCGGCGTCGCACAAAGCGGCGCACCACCActcggcgtcggccgcggccgcggccaccgcgcgcctgcacgcgtccgcgccgccggcctcggcgtcggccgcggcggcgacgctgtGCCCCCCGCCGCACCTCGTCACGGCGGCGtccccggcctcctcctcctcctcctccgcggcgtgCCCGCCCGCCCACAACCCCATCTTCGTCGGCCCCCGCGCGCCGTGGGTGCCGCAGCcccagcgcgccgccgcggcgtccgtgGCGCTCGGCCCGGAGTTCCGGCGCGCGCGCACCACCCGGACCATCTCCAAGCGCTCCcgcgggggcggtggcggcgcgggagccCAGGACCGCGGCCGCGTGTCCTCGGCTGCCGCGGAGCGCTGCGTCAACAAGCTGCTCCACGTGGGTCCTGAAGACCGGCGAGCGCTTGGTGCGGCTCTTTCGTCCTTCCGGGGTGAGCTAGTCGCTCCTGAGGACTACTGCCAGGTCCTCCGGGAGCTCGGCGACAGGGATAAATCGGCGTACCGTGCATTTGAGGTGTTTTATGCCGCCTTGCCTCTTGTTGGCGGTGGTGCTGTCGAGAAAGGCAAACTTCTGACTGCCGCCATCGGTGCGCTTGGCAAGATGGGCCGACCAGACTTGGCAAGGCGGGCTTTTGATACTGGCATTGCTGGGGGATATGGAAACACGGTGTTTGCGCACTCTGCCCTCATCTCAGCTTATGCGAGGAGTGGACTCGCAACTGAGGCCATGGGGGTGCTCGAGTTGATGAAGGGTGCAGGCTTGCGGCCTACTACAGTGTCATACAATGCTGTTATTGATGCATGCGGAAAAGGGGGTGTCGACCTTACGTTCACACTTGGGTATTTCCGTCAGATGCTGCATGATGGGCTCTGTCCAGACCGCAAGACGTTTAATTCACTTCTTGCGGCATGTAGCCGGGCTGGCCATTTGGAAGATGCTCGTGCTGTCTTTGATGAAATGATCCATCTTGGGAGCGGGCGTGACATTTACACTTACAACACATTTGTCGATGCAATTTGCAAGTGTGGCAACATGGAGCTGGCTATGCAGGTTGTCTTGGATATGGAAGCTAACAATGTCAAGCCAAATGTTGTTACATATAGTACGCTTATGGATGGCTTCTCCAAACTGGAGAAATATGATGAGGCACTCAAGTTGCGTGGAAAGATGAAGTCTCTGGGAATTCAACTGGACCGAGTTTGCTACAACACCTTGCTGGCCATATATGTGAAGACAGGGAAGTATGATGAAATTGCTATTGTGTGTGAAGAGATGGACAGTTTGGGCATTGAGAAGGACACTGTCACTTACAATTCCTTGATTAATGGATATGGAAAGCAAGGACGCTTGGATATGGTTGCTTTCCTTGTTCAAGATATGCGGGCGCAGGGTGTAGCTCCTAGTGTGCTGACATACTCAACTTTGATAGATATCTATTCAAAGGCAGGAATGCATGGAGATGCATTTAATGTCTACTTGGATTTTAAGGAGTCTGGTCTAAAGGCGGATGTTGTTCTGTTCAGCTCTTTTATTGATACGTTGGCCAAGAATGGCTTGGTAGAGTGTGCTTTGGCTTTGCTTGATGAGATGATGAAGATGGGTATCAAGCCAAATGTTGTAACCTACAACACAATTATTGATGCGTTTGGTAAATCTAAGATTCTTAATGAGGAGGATCCTGAGATTGGAGACATGGCAATTGTTGGGGTTTATGGTGGTCAGATTGTAAGGTCCGGTAATCCAGCTACCAGAGGAGGCCGTTCTGCAATTGATGTTCGGATGAGGAGGTCCCAGGAATTATTTTTCATTCTGGAATTGTTTCAGAAGATGGTCCACCAGGGTGTACGACCAAATGTTGTAACGTTTTCTGCGATCCTGAATGCTTGCAGGTACATCTTCATCATTTCCTTAGAGCCTTTCTaatgctatttttttttctggccATAAAAATACACTCTTGTGCATTGTATCAGTTGAAAATTCAACAATTGGTGCTGCGATACCCTGGATATTATACTGTTTTTTTCAGCTTAAACTAGATaactttttttgaaagattaaaCTAGATAACTTCAATGTGTATTTATTTTTACACTGGTTAAACTTAAGGCTTCCTGTATTTCATGAATACACAAAGTTACTCTATATTCTATAACCTATTGGTTTCTTTGATACTAGAAAAAAGGTATGCTCTTGTGTTATTTCAAaacaaatactccctccattccaaattattagtcgttttggcttttctagatatatcgattttgctatgcacctagacatgatatatatcgagatgcatagcaaaaactatgtaTCGAGAaatagaaaagccaaaacgactaataatttgggacggagggagtagcacaTAAGCAAAATATAATCCTGCTAATTCATCTAAAAAATTACGTTTATATTAGTGCGCCTCTTAAGTTCTGTGGTTTCTAAGTATTAATGCTTCAATCTTGTTCTTGCAGTCGCTGTAATAATTTTGAAGATGCGGCCGTTTTGCTGGAACAGCTTCGGTTGTTTGATAACTTTGTATACGGGGTTGCATATGGGCTTCTTATGGGCCATCAAGAAGTTTGGTCTCAAGCACGGTCCCTCTTTAATCAGTTGGGACACATGGATTC
The nucleotide sequence above comes from Panicum virgatum strain AP13 chromosome 3K, P.virgatum_v5, whole genome shotgun sequence. Encoded proteins:
- the LOC120699787 gene encoding pentatricopeptide repeat-containing protein At2g31400, chloroplastic-like, whose product is MATHFTPSQAHAASHKAAHHHSASAAAAATARLHASAPPASASAAAATLCPPPHLVTAASPASSSSSSAACPPAHNPIFVGPRAPWVPQPQRAAAASVALGPEFRRARTTRTISKRSRGGGGGAGAQDRGRVSSAAAERCVNKLLHVGPEDRRALGAALSSFRGELVAPEDYCQVLRELGDRDKSAYRAFEVFYAALPLVGGGAVEKGKLLTAAIGALGKMGRPDLARRAFDTGIAGGYGNTVFAHSALISAYARSGLATEAMGVLELMKGAGLRPTTVSYNAVIDACGKGGVDLTFTLGYFRQMLHDGLCPDRKTFNSLLAACSRAGHLEDARAVFDEMIHLGSGRDIYTYNTFVDAICKCGNMELAMQVVLDMEANNVKPNVVTYSTLMDGFSKLEKYDEALKLRGKMKSLGIQLDRVCYNTLLAIYVKTGKYDEIAIVCEEMDSLGIEKDTVTYNSLINGYGKQGRLDMVAFLVQDMRAQGVAPSVLTYSTLIDIYSKAGMHGDAFNVYLDFKESGLKADVVLFSSFIDTLAKNGLVECALALLDEMMKMGIKPNVVTYNTIIDAFGKSKILNEEDPEIGDMAIVGVYGGQIVRSGNPATRGGRSAIDVRMRRSQELFFILELFQKMVHQGVRPNVVTFSAILNACSRCNNFEDAAVLLEQLRLFDNFVYGVAYGLLMGHQEVWSQARSLFNQLGHMDSPTSSAFYNALTDVLWHFGQRQGAQQVVLEGVNRRVWENTWSEFCLDLHLMSCGAAQAMVHAWLLNVRSIVFEGRAMPEFLSILTGWGKHSKIAGSSTLRRVIEALLLSIGAPFQVERFNIGRFVSPSAVVAAWLRESGTINILLLRNERVQHANLPDLVPRLQALQL